A stretch of the Massilia varians genome encodes the following:
- the ltrA gene encoding group II intron reverse transcriptase/maturase, whose translation MSMQKAQRQMPANAGREAVGQGEAMLDAFSDEAFCPRHATGGTGSALLQTALTTENLRRAFKRVRANKGAAGVDGLDIDQTSRLLATEWLHIREQLLAGTYRPSPVRRVTIPKPDGGERELGIPTVTDRLIQQALLQVLQPILDPTFSEHSYGFRPGRRAQDAVLAAQAYVQSGLRIVVDVDLSKFFDRVNHDILIDRLKKRIDDARVIRLVRAYLNSGIMDHGVVQERSEGTPQGGPLSPLLANVMLDEVDKELERRGHRFARYADDANVYVRSRRAGERVMGLLRRCYAKLHLVVNEGKSAVASVFGRKFLGYSLWVARGGEIKRKVADKPLQAFKQRIRELTCRSGGRSMPDVVQGLRSYMLGWKGYFQLAQTPKVWRGLDEWLRHRLRAIQLKHWKRGSTMYRELLKLGAWPSAARHVAANSRRWWHNSDRLLKTVMTIGYFDRLGVPRLS comes from the coding sequence ATGTCGATGCAGAAGGCACAGCGTCAGATGCCCGCTAACGCGGGGCGGGAAGCCGTAGGGCAAGGTGAAGCCATGCTCGATGCTTTCAGCGACGAAGCGTTCTGCCCGCGGCATGCAACCGGAGGCACAGGGTCGGCGCTGCTGCAAACGGCGCTGACGACAGAGAACTTGCGGCGGGCGTTCAAGCGTGTACGGGCCAATAAGGGAGCTGCCGGCGTGGATGGACTGGACATTGACCAGACCTCGCGTCTACTGGCGACCGAGTGGCTGCACATACGTGAACAACTGCTTGCAGGGACGTATCGGCCCAGCCCGGTACGTCGGGTGACGATTCCGAAGCCCGATGGTGGCGAGCGCGAGCTCGGCATTCCGACGGTGACGGATCGCCTGATCCAGCAAGCACTGCTACAGGTGCTGCAACCGATCCTTGACCCCACTTTCAGTGAGCACAGCTATGGTTTTCGGCCGGGCAGGCGTGCGCAGGATGCGGTGTTAGCCGCTCAGGCATACGTCCAGTCCGGGTTGAGAATCGTGGTGGACGTGGACTTGTCGAAATTCTTCGACCGGGTCAACCATGACATCCTGATCGATCGCCTGAAGAAACGCATCGACGACGCCCGAGTGATCCGGCTGGTCCGTGCCTATCTGAACAGCGGCATCATGGACCATGGCGTGGTGCAGGAGCGAAGCGAAGGAACGCCGCAAGGCGGGCCATTGAGTCCGCTGCTTGCCAACGTGATGCTCGATGAAGTGGACAAGGAACTGGAACGGCGCGGCCATCGCTTTGCACGCTACGCCGACGATGCGAATGTGTATGTGCGCAGCAGGCGGGCGGGTGAGCGGGTGATGGGGCTGCTGCGGCGCTGCTATGCCAAGTTGCACCTCGTGGTCAACGAGGGCAAGAGCGCGGTAGCTAGCGTCTTCGGCCGCAAGTTCCTCGGTTACAGCCTGTGGGTGGCGCGTGGAGGCGAAATCAAACGCAAGGTGGCTGACAAGCCGCTGCAAGCGTTCAAGCAACGTATTCGGGAGCTGACCTGCCGTTCCGGCGGACGCAGCATGCCGGATGTGGTGCAGGGACTTCGTTCCTATATGCTGGGTTGGAAAGGGTACTTCCAGTTGGCGCAAACCCCAAAGGTCTGGCGCGGACTCGATGAATGGTTGCGGCACAGGCTGCGAGCTATCCAGCTCAAGCACTGGAAACGCGGAAGCACCATGTATCGGGAACTGCTCAAGCTTGGGGCTTGGCCGTCGGCAGCAAGGCACGTGGCGGCGAACAGCCGCCGCTGGTGGCACAACAGCGATAGGCTACTCAAAACAGTGATGACTATCGGCTATTTCGACCGACTGGGCGTACCCCGCCTGTCTTGA
- a CDS encoding NAD-dependent epimerase/dehydratase family protein, protein MPKNVLVIGGTRYFGKLLVQRLLRAGHRVSIATRGYAPDPFGERITRIRVDRRSEAAMRNAFRDAAFDVVFDQMCYSPLDAAISVRVFAGKVGRYVMTSTIDAYRELAPRESAFLESDLPVLAQRIDTAYPWHDPARAIECYVSGKIQAEAYLERDGSLPLATVRLAHVLGGPEDFTGRLAHYVDLVRMRATLPYANAAAKVSFMEAQEAADFLLWTGMQDFRGAVNAACDGALSSFDLHARVAAVLDETPRTVKVAPAQPGVLSPFDFATPLALDTSRARALGYRFGHTRDWLDDAIRHHDLAFV, encoded by the coding sequence ATGCCAAAGAATGTATTGGTGATCGGCGGTACCCGTTATTTCGGCAAACTCCTGGTGCAGCGCCTGCTGCGTGCAGGGCATCGTGTCAGCATTGCCACCCGTGGCTATGCGCCGGACCCCTTCGGCGAACGGATCACGCGCATCCGGGTCGACCGGCGCAGCGAAGCGGCGATGCGCAACGCCTTCCGCGACGCGGCCTTCGACGTCGTGTTCGACCAGATGTGCTATTCGCCGCTGGACGCTGCCATCTCGGTGCGGGTGTTCGCCGGCAAGGTGGGACGCTACGTCATGACTTCCACCATCGACGCCTACCGCGAACTGGCGCCGCGCGAATCGGCCTTCCTGGAAAGCGACCTGCCGGTGCTGGCGCAGCGCATCGATACCGCCTATCCCTGGCACGACCCGGCGCGCGCCATCGAATGCTACGTCTCGGGCAAGATCCAGGCCGAAGCCTACCTGGAACGCGACGGCAGCCTGCCGCTCGCCACCGTGCGCCTGGCCCACGTGCTGGGCGGCCCCGAAGACTTCACCGGCAGGCTGGCCCACTATGTCGACCTGGTACGGATGCGCGCCACCCTGCCGTACGCCAACGCGGCGGCCAAGGTCTCGTTCATGGAAGCCCAGGAAGCGGCTGACTTCCTGCTGTGGACCGGCATGCAGGACTTCCGCGGCGCGGTCAACGCCGCCTGCGACGGCGCGCTCTCGAGCTTCGACCTGCACGCGCGCGTGGCCGCGGTGCTCGACGAGACCCCGCGCACCGTGAAGGTGGCGCCGGCCCAGCCGGGCGTGCTGTCGCCCTTCGATTTCGCCACGCCTTTGGCGCTCGACACCTCGCGCGCCAGGGCGCTTGGCTACCGTTTCGGCCATACCCGGGACTGGCTGGACGACGCGATCCGCCATCACGACCTGGCCTTCGTGTAA
- a CDS encoding ISL3 family transposase, with amino-acid sequence MTNHNLALPFWEGFIASKLERRAGAVWIDLRRDPAAPMVCGGCHHHCHQVHEAGVRIVRDMPMFGLPVWLRVPLRRLRCGQCGTRTERVAWLDRHARVTRSLAEFVGLWCEKLPVAHVCKLVQLHWETVRNIERAKLERELAALPAAQPTRLVMDEFALFKGHRYATVVLDADSRQVLWVGEGRSREAIRPFFEWLGPERCANIEAVAMDMNTAFDLEVRQQCPKARVVYDLFHVIAKYGREVIDRVRVDEANRLRDDRPQRKVVKRSRWLLLRNRENVPPAQQANLDELLAANQALMTVYVMKTALKELWQTSGGWQWLLAWRSWLKMARDSGIEPLRKFAAKLKPYWRGIAARLRWPMHTGQLEGINNRIKVMKRMAYGYRDSDFFFLKIKAAFPGNP; translated from the coding sequence ATGACGAATCATAATCTCGCCCTCCCGTTCTGGGAAGGGTTCATTGCATCGAAACTGGAGCGCCGGGCTGGCGCGGTATGGATCGATCTACGCCGGGACCCGGCAGCGCCGATGGTATGTGGCGGCTGTCACCATCACTGCCATCAGGTACATGAAGCAGGCGTGCGCATCGTCCGCGACATGCCGATGTTCGGCTTACCTGTGTGGCTGCGTGTACCTTTGAGGCGCCTGCGCTGCGGTCAATGCGGTACTCGTACGGAGCGCGTGGCCTGGTTGGATCGCCATGCCCGGGTGACTCGTTCCCTGGCCGAGTTTGTAGGCTTGTGGTGCGAGAAGCTGCCCGTTGCCCACGTATGCAAACTGGTGCAGCTGCACTGGGAAACGGTGCGCAATATCGAGCGTGCCAAGCTGGAACGTGAACTGGCCGCTTTGCCTGCAGCACAACCAACTCGGCTCGTCATGGACGAGTTTGCACTGTTCAAGGGGCATCGTTACGCCACTGTCGTGCTCGATGCAGACAGCAGGCAGGTCTTGTGGGTTGGCGAAGGCCGCAGCCGCGAAGCCATCCGCCCATTCTTTGAATGGCTCGGCCCTGAACGCTGCGCCAACATCGAGGCCGTCGCGATGGACATGAACACTGCGTTCGACCTGGAAGTTCGTCAGCAATGTCCGAAGGCGCGTGTGGTCTACGACCTGTTCCACGTTATCGCCAAGTACGGCCGAGAGGTGATCGACCGGGTACGCGTCGACGAGGCGAACCGCTTGCGAGACGACCGGCCCCAGCGCAAAGTCGTCAAGCGTTCTCGTTGGCTGTTGCTGCGCAACCGGGAAAACGTCCCGCCGGCCCAGCAGGCCAATCTGGACGAGCTGCTCGCTGCCAACCAGGCCTTGATGACGGTGTACGTGATGAAGACGGCACTCAAGGAACTATGGCAGACATCTGGTGGGTGGCAGTGGCTCCTCGCCTGGCGCAGCTGGCTCAAGATGGCGCGCGATAGCGGCATCGAGCCGTTAAGAAAGTTCGCTGCGAAACTCAAGCCTTACTGGCGAGGCATCGCAGCACGGCTGCGCTGGCCGATGCATACCGGCCAGCTCGAAGGCATCAACAACCGTATCAAAGTGATGAAGCGAATGGCTTACGGCTACCGGGACAGCGACTTCTTCTTTCTGAAGATCAAAGCCGCGTTTCCCGGAAATCCGTGA
- a CDS encoding LysR substrate-binding domain-containing protein, with amino-acid sequence MKPLRSLSGLIDFECAARWGSFKLAARELHKTPAAVSLQVKQLEENIGFPLFVRHPRHIALTEKGQELASATGRMLADLRAKVAALQRGDEEAVLRISTTHSFAIKWLVPRMHRFTKLYPELDIRIDSNDAPVDLQADSTDVAVRYGPVAEGDPTVLFRERLVPVYSPELLAPGQDALSLADLAQHHLLVVQSPEAWLQLLNENRALKGKYDFSRVYTHWGVLVQAAVAGQGVALVPYGIAFGDIQSGALRQIPCKSARFQSGYRFLVNPHKEHMLKVQRFREWMVAEMRAMEATLDRR; translated from the coding sequence TTGAAACCCTTACGCAGCTTGTCCGGCCTGATCGACTTCGAGTGCGCCGCCCGCTGGGGCAGCTTCAAGCTGGCGGCGCGCGAACTGCACAAGACGCCGGCGGCGGTCAGCCTGCAGGTCAAGCAGCTGGAGGAGAACATCGGATTCCCCCTGTTCGTGCGGCATCCGCGCCACATCGCGCTGACCGAGAAGGGCCAGGAGCTGGCGAGCGCCACCGGGCGCATGCTGGCCGACCTGCGCGCCAAGGTAGCGGCGCTGCAGCGCGGCGACGAGGAAGCGGTGCTGCGGATCTCGACCACGCACTCGTTCGCGATCAAGTGGCTGGTGCCGCGCATGCACCGCTTCACCAAGCTGTATCCCGAGCTCGACATCCGCATCGACTCCAACGACGCGCCGGTGGACCTGCAGGCCGACAGCACCGACGTGGCGGTACGCTATGGGCCGGTAGCCGAGGGCGACCCGACCGTGCTGTTCCGCGAGCGCCTGGTGCCGGTCTACAGCCCCGAGCTGCTGGCGCCCGGCCAGGACGCCTTGAGCTTGGCCGACCTGGCGCAGCATCACCTCTTGGTGGTGCAGTCACCCGAGGCCTGGCTGCAGCTGCTGAACGAAAACCGTGCGCTCAAGGGCAAGTACGACTTCTCGCGCGTGTACACGCACTGGGGCGTGCTGGTGCAGGCGGCGGTGGCCGGGCAGGGGGTGGCGTTGGTGCCCTACGGGATCGCGTTCGGCGACATCCAGTCCGGCGCGCTGCGCCAGATTCCTTGCAAGAGCGCGCGCTTCCAGAGCGGCTACCGCTTCCTGGTCAATCCGCACAAGGAGCACATGCTCAAGGTGCAGCGCTTCAGGGAATGGATGGTGGCGGAGATGCGCGCGATGGAAGCGACGCTGGACCGGCGCTGA
- a CDS encoding OPT family oligopeptide transporter — translation MPYDSPSNTSAAGFKPYIPASANLPEFTLRALIMGTVLGMIFGASSLYLVLKVGLTVSASIPVAVIAITLFHTAKKFGARESTILENSITQTAGSAGESLAFGLGVTMPAIMILGFDLEISRVMLVGVLGGLLGILMMIPMRRTMIVDAHRELKYPEGTACAEVLKAAATETSRAAAGEAREDGSDAAVEAKRRAMLIFGGFGIGLAYKTLSVSFKGWRDYVNFEFGNPLKGGSAGAEVSPELLGVGYIIGPRIALTMAAGGVLSYLLLIPMIKFFGELLTVPLAPATTLIRDMGPDDIRNAYVLYIGAGAVAAGGLIALARSMPAIWNGLKSGLSSMNKSRAAGAAADKTLRTEQDIPLKWVLIGCLAIIAIITVATPLHMNLLGALLILVFGFLFATVSSRLTGEVGSSSNPISGMAVATLLFTCLIFLVMGWTGGQYYVTALSVGAIVCIAASNAGTTSQDLKTGFLVGSTPRLQQYAILCGALASALILGPILLKLNEAGTVYVPAAQVAPGLKVDASKLTETAQLHGPQAAGDANTYKVWQKTDTAGGPAGKYLVAADGSLAYLVDPGINGTHKVRPDGTEVKKYDAPKAVLMSYIIKGILDQELPWTLVLFGVMISVVLEMAGVHALAFSVGVYLPLISTLPIAVGGIVRWLTDRRNSKLPQYEKLNAEERQAAGDRSSGTLLASGYIAGGALAGIIIAITAGVLTDFDSTMAKWAEASNPFFAGPNANLLTLIPYGLIIALLYWVAREKAKK, via the coding sequence ATGCCCTACGATTCACCCTCCAATACCAGCGCGGCCGGCTTCAAGCCCTATATTCCGGCCAGCGCGAACCTGCCCGAGTTCACACTGCGCGCCCTGATCATGGGCACGGTGCTGGGCATGATCTTCGGCGCCTCCTCCCTGTACCTGGTGCTCAAGGTCGGCCTGACCGTGAGCGCCTCGATTCCGGTGGCGGTCATCGCCATCACCCTGTTCCACACGGCGAAGAAGTTCGGCGCCCGCGAATCGACCATCCTCGAGAACAGCATCACGCAGACCGCCGGTTCGGCGGGCGAGTCGCTGGCCTTCGGCCTGGGCGTGACCATGCCGGCGATCATGATCCTCGGTTTCGACCTCGAGATCTCGCGCGTGATGCTGGTCGGCGTGCTGGGCGGCCTGCTGGGCATCCTGATGATGATCCCGATGCGCCGCACCATGATCGTCGACGCCCACCGCGAGCTGAAGTACCCCGAAGGCACGGCCTGCGCCGAGGTGCTCAAGGCCGCGGCCACCGAGACCTCGCGCGCGGCTGCGGGCGAGGCGCGCGAGGACGGGTCGGACGCCGCCGTTGAGGCCAAGCGCCGCGCCATGCTGATCTTCGGCGGCTTCGGCATCGGCCTGGCCTACAAGACCCTGAGCGTGTCCTTCAAGGGCTGGCGCGACTACGTCAACTTCGAATTCGGCAATCCGCTCAAGGGCGGCTCGGCCGGCGCCGAAGTCTCCCCTGAGCTGCTCGGCGTGGGCTACATCATCGGCCCGCGCATCGCCCTGACCATGGCGGCCGGCGGCGTGCTCTCCTACCTGCTCCTGATCCCGATGATCAAGTTCTTCGGCGAGCTCTTGACCGTGCCGCTGGCGCCTGCCACCACCCTGATCCGCGACATGGGCCCGGACGACATCCGCAACGCCTACGTGCTGTACATCGGCGCGGGCGCGGTGGCGGCCGGCGGCCTGATCGCCCTGGCGCGCTCGATGCCGGCCATCTGGAACGGCTTGAAGAGCGGCCTGTCGAGCATGAACAAGAGCCGGGCGGCGGGTGCGGCGGCCGACAAGACGCTGCGCACCGAACAGGACATCCCGCTGAAATGGGTCCTGATCGGCTGCCTGGCCATCATCGCCATCATTACCGTGGCCACGCCGCTGCACATGAACCTGCTGGGCGCGCTGCTGATCCTGGTGTTCGGCTTCCTGTTCGCCACCGTGTCCTCGCGCCTGACCGGCGAAGTCGGCTCGTCCTCGAACCCGATCTCGGGCATGGCGGTGGCTACCTTGCTGTTTACCTGCCTGATCTTCCTGGTGATGGGCTGGACCGGCGGCCAGTACTACGTCACCGCGCTGTCGGTCGGCGCCATCGTCTGCATCGCGGCGAGCAATGCCGGCACCACCTCGCAAGACCTGAAGACCGGCTTCCTGGTCGGCTCCACGCCGCGCCTGCAGCAGTACGCGATCCTGTGCGGGGCCCTGGCCTCGGCGCTGATCCTGGGGCCGATCCTGCTCAAGCTGAACGAAGCGGGCACCGTGTACGTGCCGGCGGCGCAGGTGGCGCCGGGCCTGAAGGTGGACGCGTCGAAGCTGACCGAAACGGCGCAACTGCACGGCCCGCAGGCCGCGGGCGACGCCAACACCTACAAGGTCTGGCAGAAGACCGACACCGCGGGCGGCCCGGCCGGCAAGTACCTGGTGGCTGCCGACGGCAGCCTGGCCTACCTGGTCGACCCGGGCATCAACGGCACCCACAAGGTCCGCCCCGACGGGACCGAAGTCAAGAAGTACGATGCGCCCAAGGCGGTGCTGATGTCCTACATCATCAAGGGCATCCTCGACCAGGAACTGCCGTGGACGCTAGTGCTGTTCGGCGTGATGATCTCGGTGGTGCTCGAGATGGCGGGCGTGCACGCGCTGGCCTTCTCGGTGGGCGTCTACCTGCCGCTGATCTCGACGCTGCCGATCGCGGTGGGCGGCATCGTGCGCTGGCTGACCGACCGCCGCAACAGCAAACTGCCGCAGTACGAGAAGCTCAATGCGGAAGAGCGCCAGGCCGCGGGCGACCGCAGCTCGGGCACCCTGCTGGCGTCGGGCTATATCGCGGGCGGTGCGCTGGCCGGCATCATCATCGCCATCACGGCCGGCGTGCTGACCGACTTCGACAGCACCATGGCCAAGTGGGCGGAAGCCTCCAACCCCTTCTTCGCCGGGCCGAACGCCAATCTGCTGACCCTGATCCCGTATGGCCTGATCATCGCGCTGCTGTACTGGGTGGCGCGGGAGAAGGCGAAGAAGTAA
- a CDS encoding penicillin-binding protein 1A produces the protein MFLFFSLAALLALAAGIAIYAMTVVLPNVPKIDAVLDYQPKIPLRVYTLDNHLIGEFGVERRDFVTIDKIPTRMKQALLAIEDAHFYQHQGIDWRGAMRAVYTNLRGGFGSGGASTITMQVARNFFLSKEKVLSRKITEVALAYRIEDALTKDQILELYMNQIFLGNRSYGFSSAARSYFGKTLDELTLAETAMLAGLPQNPSRHNPIANPKRAQQRQHAVLERLLKLGQITEAEYRQALAEPLRIRRGGQVFDTKADYVAELARQAVFAQLGEQAYERGIVVTTTILKAEQDAAYESVRRNVLDYDQRHGYRGPEARIVLPQDPLEREEAVIEALQKRTPSDGLLPAVVLAASPQAVRVELLSGEEVTIEGAGLKFAARGLAANAKEALRIAPGAVVRISERKEKGKDGWAITQVPQVAAAFVAIDADTGAYHALVGGFDYNLQKFNHVTQAWRQPGSAIKPFVYAAALDKGYSPGTRILDEPLDMPGENAGQTWSPQNDDGVFDGPITMRYSLAHSKNVPTVRLQRALGTDYTHDYLGRFGFDLPRHPKNLTLALGTGAVTPLQMAGAYAVFANGGYRVKPYLIAQIRDGNGNILLENKPAARQEGERVIDPRSAFVLNSMLRDVARYGTGAASVKQLGRLDIAGKTGTTNDAIDGWFAGYGGKVVAVAWMGYDEPRSLGGREFGATLALPIWIDYMRVALAKVAPQEEQLEPDGLVRENDDWVFEEFVERPDLRAIDIDPGLDNPPVEVEVDPLTGEPPAPPPAPPAPATPPAPPPAPSPLF, from the coding sequence ATGTTCCTGTTCTTCTCGCTGGCCGCGCTGCTCGCGCTGGCGGCGGGCATTGCCATCTATGCCATGACGGTGGTCCTGCCGAACGTGCCGAAGATCGATGCGGTCCTCGATTACCAGCCCAAGATCCCGCTGCGCGTCTACACGCTCGACAATCACCTGATCGGCGAATTCGGCGTCGAGCGGCGCGACTTCGTTACCATCGACAAGATCCCGACGCGCATGAAGCAGGCGCTGCTCGCCATCGAGGACGCGCACTTCTACCAGCACCAGGGCATCGACTGGCGCGGCGCCATGCGCGCCGTGTACACCAACCTGCGCGGCGGCTTCGGCTCCGGCGGCGCCTCGACCATCACGATGCAGGTGGCGCGCAACTTCTTCCTCTCCAAGGAGAAGGTCTTGTCGCGCAAGATCACCGAGGTCGCGCTGGCCTACCGCATCGAGGACGCGCTCACCAAGGACCAGATCCTCGAGCTGTACATGAACCAGATCTTCCTGGGCAACCGTTCCTATGGTTTTTCCAGCGCGGCGCGCAGCTACTTCGGCAAGACGCTCGACGAGCTGACCCTGGCCGAAACCGCGATGCTGGCCGGCCTGCCGCAGAACCCCTCACGCCACAACCCGATCGCCAACCCGAAGCGCGCGCAGCAGCGCCAGCACGCGGTGCTCGAGCGCCTGCTCAAGCTCGGCCAGATAACGGAAGCGGAGTACCGGCAAGCCCTGGCCGAACCGCTGCGCATCCGCCGCGGCGGCCAGGTCTTCGATACCAAGGCCGACTATGTCGCCGAGCTGGCGCGCCAGGCCGTGTTCGCCCAGCTCGGGGAACAAGCCTACGAGCGCGGCATCGTCGTGACCACCACCATCCTGAAGGCCGAGCAGGACGCGGCCTACGAGTCGGTGCGGCGCAACGTGCTCGACTACGACCAGCGCCACGGCTACCGCGGCCCGGAGGCGCGCATCGTCCTGCCGCAGGACCCGCTCGAGCGTGAGGAAGCGGTCATCGAGGCCCTGCAGAAGCGCACCCCCAGCGACGGCCTGCTGCCGGCGGTGGTGCTGGCGGCCTCGCCCCAGGCAGTGCGGGTCGAGCTGCTCAGCGGCGAGGAAGTGACGATAGAGGGCGCGGGCCTGAAGTTCGCGGCGCGCGGCCTGGCGGCGAACGCGAAAGAGGCGCTGCGCATCGCCCCGGGCGCCGTGGTGCGCATCAGCGAGCGCAAGGAAAAAGGCAAGGATGGCTGGGCCATCACCCAGGTGCCGCAGGTGGCGGCCGCCTTTGTCGCCATCGACGCCGACACCGGCGCCTACCACGCGCTGGTGGGCGGCTTCGACTACAACCTGCAGAAGTTCAATCACGTGACCCAGGCCTGGCGCCAGCCGGGTTCGGCGATCAAGCCCTTCGTGTACGCAGCGGCGCTGGACAAAGGTTATTCGCCGGGCACCCGCATCCTCGACGAGCCGCTCGACATGCCGGGCGAGAACGCCGGCCAGACCTGGTCGCCGCAAAACGACGACGGCGTGTTCGACGGCCCGATCACGATGCGCTACTCGCTCGCGCATTCGAAGAACGTGCCCACCGTGCGCCTGCAGCGCGCGCTCGGCACCGACTACACCCATGACTACCTGGGCCGCTTCGGCTTCGACCTGCCCAGGCACCCGAAGAACCTGACGCTGGCGCTGGGCACCGGCGCGGTGACGCCGCTGCAGATGGCGGGCGCCTATGCGGTGTTCGCCAACGGCGGCTACCGGGTCAAGCCTTACCTGATCGCCCAGATCCGCGACGGCAACGGCAACATCCTGCTGGAGAACAAGCCGGCCGCGCGCCAGGAGGGCGAGCGCGTCATCGACCCGCGCAGTGCCTTCGTACTGAATTCCATGCTGCGCGACGTGGCCCGCTACGGCACCGGTGCGGCCTCGGTGAAGCAGTTGGGACGCCTCGATATCGCCGGCAAGACCGGCACCACCAACGACGCCATCGACGGCTGGTTCGCCGGCTACGGCGGCAAGGTGGTGGCGGTGGCCTGGATGGGCTACGACGAACCGCGCTCGCTGGGCGGGCGCGAATTCGGCGCCACCCTGGCGCTGCCGATCTGGATCGACTACATGCGGGTGGCCCTGGCCAAGGTAGCGCCGCAGGAAGAACAGCTGGAGCCGGACGGCCTGGTGCGCGAGAACGACGACTGGGTGTTCGAGGAATTCGTCGAGCGCCCCGACCTGCGCGCGATCGACATCGATCCGGGGCTCGACAATCCGCCGGTGGAAGTGGAAGTGGATCCGCTCACGGGCGAGCCGCCCGCGCCGCCGCCCGCTCCCCCGGCGCCGGCGACGCCCCCAGCGCCGCCGCCCGCGCCATCCCCGCTGTTCTGA